Proteins encoded in a region of the Zea mays cultivar B73 chromosome 4, Zm-B73-REFERENCE-NAM-5.0, whole genome shotgun sequence genome:
- the LOC100274595 gene encoding Abscisic acid 8'-hydroxylase 1 precursor, which translates to MGALLLFAVCLLAPIVLACAVRGRKRRAAAPAPAPACGKKALPLPPGSMGWPYVGETLQLYSSKNPNVFFARKQNRYGPIFRTHILGCPCVMVSSPEAARFVLVTQAHLFKPTFPASKERMLGPQAIFFQQGDYHARLRRLVSRAFSPQAIRASVPAVEAVALRSLRSWDGRLVNTFQEMKLYALNVALLSIFGEEEMRYIEELKQCYLTLEKGYNSMPVNLPGTLFHKAMKARKRLSAIVAHIIEARRERPRPRGSDLLASFLDGREALTDAQISDNVIGVMFAARDTTASVLTWMVKFLGDHPAVLKAVIEEQQEIARSKGSSGDEPLTWADTRRMRVTSRAIQETMRVASILSFTFREAVEDVEYQGYLIPKGWKVLPLFRNIHHSPDHFPCPDKFDPSRFEVAPKPNTFMPFGNGTHSCPGNELAKLEMLVLFHHLVTKYRWSTSKSESGVQFGPFALPLNGLPMTFARKD; encoded by the exons ATGGGCGCCCTGTTGCTCTTCGCCGTCTGCCTGCTGGCGCCGATCGTGCTGGCCTGCGCCGTCCGTGGCAGGAAGCGGCGGGCCgccgcgccggcgccggcgccggcgtgcGGCAAGAAGGCGCTGCCGCTACCGCCGGGGTCGATGGGGTGGCCGTACGTGGGCGAGACGCTGCAGCTCTACTCGTCCAAGAACCCCAACGTGTTCTTCGCCCGGAAGCAGAACCGGTACGGGCCGATCTTCAGGACCCACATCCTGGGCTGCCCCTGCGTGATGGTGTCCAGCCCCGAGGCGGCGCGCTTCGTGCTCGTCACGCAGGCTCACCTCTTCAAGCCCACCTTCCCGGCGAGCAAGGAGCGCATGCTGGGCCCGCAGGCCATCTTCTTCCAGCAGGGCGACTACCACGCCCGCCTCCGCCGCCTCGTCTCCCGGGCTTTCTCCCCCCAGGCCATCCGCGCCTCCGTGCCGGCTGTCGAGGCCGTCGCGCTGCGCTCGCTCCGCTCCTGGGACGGCCGCCTCGTCAACACCTTCCAAGAGATGAAGCTG TACGCGCTGAATGTGGCATTGCTGTCCATCTTCGGCGAGGAGGAGATGCGGTACATCGAGGAGCTGAAGCAGTGCTACCTGACGCTGGAGAAGGGGTACAACTCGATGCCGGTGAACCTGCCGGGCACCCTGTTCCACAAGGCCATGAAGGCCCGCAAGCGGCTGAGCGCCATCGTGGCCCACATCATCGAGGCCCGGCGCGAGCGGCCGCGGCCGCGCGGGAGCGACCTCCTGGCCTCCTTCCTGGACGGCCGCGAGGCGCTCACCGACGCCCAGATCTCCGACAACGTGATCGGCGTCATGTTCGCCGCCCGCGACACCACCGCCAGCGTGCTCACCTGGATGGTCAAGTTCCTCGGCGACCACCCGGCGGTCCTCAAGGCGGTCATC GAGGAGCAGCAGGAGATCGCTCGGTCCAAGGGCTCCTCCGGCGACGAACCCCTGACGTGGGCGGACACCAGGCGGATGCGCGTGACGAGCCGTGCGATCCAGGAGACGATGCGGGTGGCGTCCATCCTGTCCTTCACCTTCCGGGAGGCCGTGGAGGACGTGGAGTACCAAG GGTACCTGATCCCCAAGGGCTGGAAGGTGTTGCCCCTGTTCCGGAACATCCACCACAGCCCCGACCACTTCCCCTGCCCGGACAAGTTCGACCCCTCCCGATTCGAG GTTGCTCCCAAGCCCAACACGTTCATGCCGTTCGGCAACGGGACCCACTCGTGCCCGGGGAACGAGCTCGCCAAGCTGGAGATGCTCGTGCTCTTCCACCACCTCGTCACCAAATACAGGTGGTCCACCTCCAAGTCCGAGAGCGGCGTGCAGTTCGGCCCCTTCGCGCTGCCGCTCAACGGCCTGCCCATGACCTTCGCTCGCAAGGACTGA